The proteins below come from a single Aegilops tauschii subsp. strangulata cultivar AL8/78 chromosome 6, Aet v6.0, whole genome shotgun sequence genomic window:
- the LOC109772481 gene encoding LOW QUALITY PROTEIN: desmethyl-deoxy-podophyllotoxin synthase (The sequence of the model RefSeq protein was modified relative to this genomic sequence to represent the inferred CDS: deleted 2 bases in 1 codon) yields MVRGPYIEPLFDLLQVCAVRARLSLTFALPHMEYFTLPYYYHFGLCLFLSILFHGVLRATAKQPRLRLPPGPWQLPIIGSLHHLLRGLPHRTMRDLSLRHGPLMMLRVCERVAIVVSSAEAAREIYRGNEAAFSERLTSPGIDELYRHGQGIVFAPYGDHWRLLRRILMMELLSARRVEAFRRIREEEAARLVSTIQATSSPSDGRLVNIDERLDEFMTDSAVRAIFGDRLPDRGAFLKIVKQGVGLSSLFDLRDLFPSSRLARLLPRSGKAERQRQETFRLMDNILKTREERRMGREGDDEQDMVDVLLRIQKQGNTRVSLSDGVIRALLTDVFAAALDTTTTILQWAMAELMINPRVMRRVQSEADYVLAGHATRPCDYTLLPRSSLECVQDCKIQGYDVPRGATMLTNTWAISRDPKYWNEPEKFMPERFECDGVADFRGLDFEFTPFGVGRRICPGIDFAYANIEIALASLIYHFDWELPPRVDPKEIDMTEVFGATVRRKAELFLRPIPRVPL; encoded by the exons ATGGTGCGAGGACCATATATAGAGCCCTTGTTCGATCTACTACAAGTATGTGCAGTACGTGCGCGTCTCTCCCTCACTTTCGCCCTTCCTCATATGGAGTACTTCACGCTCCCATATTACTACCACTTCGGCCTATGCCTCTTCCTGTCTATCCTCTTCCATGGCGTCCTACGCGCCACCGCCAAGCAGCCCCGCCTGAGGCTGCCTCCCGGCCCGTGGCAGCTTCCGATCATCGGCAGCCTGCACCACCTGCTGCGCGGGCTCCCACACCGCACCATGCGCGACCTGTCCCTTCGCCACGGCCCGCTCATGATGCTCCGGGTATGCGAGCGCGTGGCCATCGTCGTCTCCTCCGCCGAGGCCGCAAGGGAGATATACAGGGGCAACGAGGCCGCGTTCTCGGAGCGGCTAACCAGCCCGGGCATCGACGAGCTCTACAGGCATGGCCAGGGGATTGTCTTCGCGCCCTACGGCGACCACTGGCGCCTGCTCCGCCGGATCCTCATGATGGAGCTGCTCAGCGCGCGGCGCGTCGAGGCGTTCCGACGGATccgcgaggaggaggcggcccgcCTCGTCTCGACGATCCAAGCGACGTCTTCGCCGTCCGACGGCCGGCTCGTGAACATCGACGAGCGGCTCGACGAGTTCATGACAGACTCGGCCGTACGCGCCATCTTCGGGGACAGGCTGCCCGACAGAGGCGCGTTCCTGAAGATCGTCAAGCAAGGAGTGGGCCTGTCGTCGCTGTTCGACCTCCGGGACCTCTTCCCTTCGTCGCGGCTAGCTCGGCTTCTGCCGCGCAGCGGCAAGGCGGAGCGGCAGCGTCAGGAAACGTTCAGGCTCATGGACAACATCCTCAAGACCCGCGAGGAGAGGAGGATGGGTAGAGAGGGAGACGACGAACAGGACATGGTTGACGTGTTGCTGAGGATCCAGAAACAAGGCAATACGCGAGTTTCCCTATCCGACGGAGTCATAAGGGCACTGCTCACA GATGTCTTCGCTGCGGCACTTGACACCACAACTACTATTCTACAATGGGCGATGGCTGAACTAATGATAAACCCAAGAGTCATGCGGCGGGTGCAATCCGAGGCAGATTATGTTCTAGCAGGACATGCCACA AGACCTTGCGACTACACCCTCCTGCCTCGCTCTTCCCTAGAG TGTGTGCAAGACTGCAAGATTCAAGGATACGACGTACCACGAGGGGCTACTATGCTAACCAACACATGGGCAATCTCTAGGGACCCGAAGTATTGGAATGAGCCAGAAAAGTTCATGCCAGAGAGATTTGAATGCGATGGTGTTGCCGACTTCAGAGGTTTGGACTTCGAGTTCACTCCTTTCGGTGTTGGGCGGAGGATTTGCCCTGGGATTGATTTTGCATATGCAAACATTGAGATTGCATTGGCTAGCCTAATTTACCATTTTGACTGGGAGCTTCCTCCCAGAGTGGACCCAAAGGAAATAGACATGACAGAGGTGTTTGGAGCAACTGTTCGACGGAAGGCTGAGCTATTTCTGCGTCCCATTCCTCGTGTCCCCCTCTAG